In Zygosaccharomyces rouxii strain CBS732 chromosome E complete sequence, the DNA window AGTTTTAACATCTCCGGATGGTTAacaatcaaataattcGAAGTGCCCAATAATGCATCTCCTGATGTAGTACTGGccttttgaatttcattAAACAAAGAGTTTAAGATGACAGATTTACCAGTACCTGCATCACCCTGGATCACAAACATCGCAGGCTTATCACCTTTTTTATAAGACTTCAGGTGATCCCTTGTAAATTCCATGATTTTGAGTTTCAAGTTGGCCTGTTCTGTGCTCAACTTCACATTTGATAGTCGATCTGCTGCAGCTGACTTAGCTACAGCTGTACCAGCTTTTCTAGCCCTCTTAACAGTCTGGAAACCTTGTGTCATCGATCCTTTTTGGTCTCTATATCTTGTGCGATGAGGTTTTGAGTTGAACAAGTGGAAACTTTTTCACTTCCCCTTAAGTTAGAGGTCTTTTAAGTGATACAGGGAAAGGAATCATCTGGTAAAGAACAAACGCACTCCATTGACTATCGAATCGTTACTATGTTTGACTGGAAATCAATAGTCAAGCCCAATGGTAAACCATTCTGTGCTCTTACCGCCGGTTTAGCTGTCTTCCTTACTTTTGTGTTTCTGCTAGAGCAAGTAATCTCCCTCGAAGATCGAATGGTGCTCTCGCCTAAAAACATTTTCAATCTAGGACGTTTATCAAACTACCCACTAATTCATTTGTCATGGCTTCAcctttttttcaatttattttcattaatggGTCCGCTGAACTTGTTTGAATCTCAACATGGTACCGTATATACAGGTGTTGCACTCAATTTGACAGCTATATTTGCAGGATTATTGTACTGTGTTGTCGGTAAACTATTATATCCAGAAGAAAGTGTGGCAGGCGCAAGCGGTTGGTTTTTCACTTTAATAGGTTACTTTTCATGGAAAGCATCACTAGCAAATCCAAGAACTCAGGTGTTACAAACACCCTACCATTTCCCTACGGCACTTTCACCATTGATCCTACTGTTACTTATCACTCTCATCATACCAAATGCCAGTTTCTGGGGACATCTGTCTGGTCTGACAATTGGATATTTAATTGGTGCCAATGAAAAGGCATTTAGTAAGTTGAGTCCACCAGGTTGGTtaatcaaaaaaattgaaactaAACTTGATGCCtacattgaaaagattccaCATTTTGTGAAATACTATAGAGAAGTCGAAGTAGAGGATACCGATCGGACGGATTACTCATGGTTGTTTGAACCCAATGTTTCCCTGCCGCTTCACAATGATCCTCCACAACAGACTCGTGGTAATGGTCGTGTCTTGGGCACCGCCTAGAGGATGTGGGATCTTTTAAATATATACAGGAATATCTCtacaaattttctttttacaGTTCTTGAAGAACGTGTTTCCTCAGTATATTCTTCttaatattctttttcaatgcaaCAGGATCTTCAACACCATGGCTCTTTAAGAATTGGTTAGCGCtagcttcatcatccaGCAATTGTTGCACACGCAATTGGACACTATCGATACGTGAGGTTTGCGccttcaattgatcttcgAATTTCGTCACATCTAATTGTAAAAGCTGTCTAACGGTCTCTGGagtgaaattttgaacacCATAGCGCGCTTTAAtctcttctaattcttgtgGACTCTCTCCCTTTGATAAGGCATCTTGGATTACACGAATATCACGTAAAAGCACACTACCACCGGAATCTTTACGTTCAGATCTCCTCTGAAGAAAATCTTGGGTCTTTTGAGTTTCCTCTTGGGCAACTTGTGTCTTGGCTTGTGATTCGTACAGGGCAAATTGTTGACCTTTGTTCTTAATGATCTCAGCTACGGAAAAGAATTTACGCTTAGATAATGGTCTAGTGGCTTCAATACGCACCAAATCACCTTCACGAGAAATCTGGCCCTCATCGTGGACCAAGTAATCCTTCCTTCTAAACAATTCCTTATTGATCCTCCTGTTAAACACTTTGGTCTCTACACGAACCTTAACGGTCTTTTGCATACGACCTTGGGAAACCACAAGTCCCAAAAAATTCTGACGTGCCATCGGTATACCTCACAAACAACCACAATCCCTCCAGCTTCTTGTTTCCTCTTTTCTAATTCTCATCTTCTAGCATTGAAGTGGTCTTCAATAGGTCCTCGATGAACCTTTAACATTGCAAAATTTGCAG includes these proteins:
- the RBD2 gene encoding putative rhomboid protease RBD2 (similar to uniprot|Q12270 Saccharomyces cerevisiae YPL246C RBD2 Possible rhomboid protease, has similarity to eukaryotic rhomboid proteases including Pcp1p), with the protein product MFDWKSIVKPNGKPFCALTAGLAVFLTFVFLLEQVISLEDRMVLSPKNIFNLGRLSNYPLIHLSWLHLFFNLFSLMGPLNLFESQHGTVYTGVALNLTAIFAGLLYCVVGKLLYPEESVAGASGWFFTLIGYFSWKASLANPRTQVLQTPYHFPTALSPLILLLLITLIIPNASFWGHLSGLTIGYLIGANEKAFSKLSPPGWLIKKIETKLDAYIEKIPHFVKYYREVEVEDTDRTDYSWLFEPNVSLPLHNDPPQQTRGNGRVLGTA
- the MRPS17 gene encoding mitochondrial 37S ribosomal protein uS17m (highly similar to uniprot|Q03246 Saccharomyces cerevisiae YMR188C MRPS17 Mitochondrial ribosomal protein of the small subunit) — translated: MARQNFLGLVVSQGRMQKTVKVRVETKVFNRRINKELFRRKDYLVHDEGQISREGDLVRIEATRPLSKRKFFSVAEIIKNKGQQFALYESQAKTQVAQEETQKTQDFLQRRSERKDSGGSVLLRDIRVIQDALSKGESPQELEEIKARYGVQNFTPETVRQLLQLDVTKFEDQLKAQTSRIDSVQLRVQQLLDDEASANQFLKSHGVEDPVALKKNIKKNILRKHVLQEL